One region of Solanum pennellii chromosome 6, SPENNV200 genomic DNA includes:
- the LOC107021472 gene encoding multiple inositol polyphosphate phosphatase 1 isoform X1: protein MLKEGMNIMILLLLFLAITQFSNADEPFDVRKHLATVTRYADSKDISANSFVSSEIPDQCTPIHLNLVARHGTRAPTKKKIRELEALDAHLEVLVRDAKEHKQYSEKIPSWLAEWRSPWKGKVTGGELITEGEDELYHLGIRVRERFPDLFNEEYHPDVYSIKTTQVPRASASAVAFGMGLFNERGKLGPGRHRAFAVTSESRASDIVLRFHDCCQSYKAFRKSQEPNVDKLKEPLLNEITRELVRQYGLNFTNQDVSSLWFLCKQEASLLNITNQACSLFSPSEVSLLEWTDDLELFILKGYGDTLNYRMGVPLLEDVVQSMEQAIKAKEEGYATGIYEKARMRFAHAETLLPFSCLIGLFLEESEFERIQREESLELPPKPPKNRNWRGSNVAPFAGNNMLILYSCQSDNSSKYFVQVLHNERPIALPGCHGSSFCPFEIFKDKIAAPHLKHDYNMLCNVIEQKQKDSASSKLSQILGWFWSLRNAGSLARKDDL from the exons GTATGCTGATTCGAAGGACATATCTGCGAATTCTTTTGTATCTTCTGAAATTCCAGATCAATGTACACCAATTCATTTGAATCTGGTG GCAAGACATGGCACTCGTGCACcaacaaagaagaagataagGGAATTAGAAGCCTTGGATGCTCATTTGGAAGTCCTTGTACGTGATGCAAAAGAACATAAGCAATATTCGGAGAAAATTCCCTCTTGGTTAGCGGAATGGAGGTCTCCTTGGAAAGGAAAAGTTACAGGTGGAGAGTTGATCACTGAAGGAGAAGATGAATTATATCATCTCGGAATCAGAGTCAGAGAAAGATTTCCAGACCTTTTCAATGAAGAATACCACCCAGATGTATATTCAATCAAGACTACCCAG GTTCCTCGGGCATCAGCTAGTGCTGTGGCATTTGGGATGGGTCTATTTAATGAAAGAGGGAAGCTTGGACCAGGAAGGCATCGAGCTTTTGCAGTTACAAGCGAAAGCCGTGCAAGTGACATAGTTTTGAGATTTCATGATTGTTGTCAAAGCTACAAG GCTTTTAGAAAAAGTCAGGAGCCAAATGTTGACAAGCTCAAAGAACCTCTATTGAATGAAATTACTCGTGAATTAGTCAGGCAATATGGGCTTAATTTTACAAATCAAGATGTATCTTCTTTATGGTTTCTCTGCAAACAG GAAGCATCCTTATTGAACATCACCAATCAAGCTTGTAGTCTGTTCAGTCCATCTGAG GTTTCTTTGTTGGAGTGGACTGATGATTTGGAGTTGTTCATTCTGAAAGGCTATGGTGACACACTAAATTATCGAATGGGAGTGCCACTTCTTGAGGATGTTGTTCAATCAATGGAACAGGCAATTAAGGCTAAAGAAG AAGGATATGCTACAGGGATCTATGAAAAAGCAAGAATGCGTTTTGCTCATGCAGAAACTCTCCTTCCCTTTTCATGCCTAATCGGGCTCTTTCTTGAAGAATCTG AGTTTGAACGGATACAAAGAGAGGAAAGCTTGGAACTCCCTCCTAAGCCTCCGAAGAATAGAAACTGGCGGGGAAGTAATGTGGCTCCTTTTGCTGGAAATAACATGTTAATCCTTTATAGCTGCCAATCGGACAACTCAAGCAAGTACTTTGTGCAAGTGCTACATAATGAACGTCCCATAGCATTGCCA GGTTGCCATGGTTCGAGTTTTTGCCCATTCGAAATATTCAAg GATAAAATAGCTGCTCCTCATTTGAAACACGACTACAACATGCTTTGCAACGTAATAGAACAGAAACAGAAGGATTCTGCTTCCAGTAAGTTATCACAAATACTTGGTTGGTTTTGGTCTTTGAGAAATGCTGGTTCATTGGCCCGGAAAGATGATTTATAG
- the LOC107021472 gene encoding multiple inositol polyphosphate phosphatase 1 isoform X2, with protein MLKEGMNIMILLLLFLAITQFSNADEPFDVRKHLATVTRYADSKDISANSFVSSEIPDQCTPIHLNLVARHGTRAPTKKKIRELEALDAHLEVLVRDAKEHKQYSEKIPSWLAEWRSPWKGKVTGGELITEGEDELYHLGIRVRERFPDLFNEEYHPDVYSIKTTQVPRASASAVAFGMGLFNERGKLGPGRHRAFAVTSESRASDIVLRFHDCCQSYKAFRKSQEPNVDKLKEPLLNEITRELVRQYGLNFTNQDVSSLWFLCKQEASLLNITNQACSLFSPSEVSLLEWTDDLELFILKGYGDTLNYRMGVPLLEDVVQSMEQAIKAKEEGYATGIYEKARMRFAHAETLLPFSCLIGLFLEESEFERIQREESLELPPKPPKNRNWRGSNVAPFAGNNMLILYSCQSDNSSKYFVQVLHNERPIALPGCHGSSFCPFEIFKDKIAAPHLKHDYNMLCNVIEQKQKDSASNIF; from the exons GTATGCTGATTCGAAGGACATATCTGCGAATTCTTTTGTATCTTCTGAAATTCCAGATCAATGTACACCAATTCATTTGAATCTGGTG GCAAGACATGGCACTCGTGCACcaacaaagaagaagataagGGAATTAGAAGCCTTGGATGCTCATTTGGAAGTCCTTGTACGTGATGCAAAAGAACATAAGCAATATTCGGAGAAAATTCCCTCTTGGTTAGCGGAATGGAGGTCTCCTTGGAAAGGAAAAGTTACAGGTGGAGAGTTGATCACTGAAGGAGAAGATGAATTATATCATCTCGGAATCAGAGTCAGAGAAAGATTTCCAGACCTTTTCAATGAAGAATACCACCCAGATGTATATTCAATCAAGACTACCCAG GTTCCTCGGGCATCAGCTAGTGCTGTGGCATTTGGGATGGGTCTATTTAATGAAAGAGGGAAGCTTGGACCAGGAAGGCATCGAGCTTTTGCAGTTACAAGCGAAAGCCGTGCAAGTGACATAGTTTTGAGATTTCATGATTGTTGTCAAAGCTACAAG GCTTTTAGAAAAAGTCAGGAGCCAAATGTTGACAAGCTCAAAGAACCTCTATTGAATGAAATTACTCGTGAATTAGTCAGGCAATATGGGCTTAATTTTACAAATCAAGATGTATCTTCTTTATGGTTTCTCTGCAAACAG GAAGCATCCTTATTGAACATCACCAATCAAGCTTGTAGTCTGTTCAGTCCATCTGAG GTTTCTTTGTTGGAGTGGACTGATGATTTGGAGTTGTTCATTCTGAAAGGCTATGGTGACACACTAAATTATCGAATGGGAGTGCCACTTCTTGAGGATGTTGTTCAATCAATGGAACAGGCAATTAAGGCTAAAGAAG AAGGATATGCTACAGGGATCTATGAAAAAGCAAGAATGCGTTTTGCTCATGCAGAAACTCTCCTTCCCTTTTCATGCCTAATCGGGCTCTTTCTTGAAGAATCTG AGTTTGAACGGATACAAAGAGAGGAAAGCTTGGAACTCCCTCCTAAGCCTCCGAAGAATAGAAACTGGCGGGGAAGTAATGTGGCTCCTTTTGCTGGAAATAACATGTTAATCCTTTATAGCTGCCAATCGGACAACTCAAGCAAGTACTTTGTGCAAGTGCTACATAATGAACGTCCCATAGCATTGCCA GGTTGCCATGGTTCGAGTTTTTGCCCATTCGAAATATTCAAg GATAAAATAGCTGCTCCTCATTTGAAACACGACTACAACATGCTTTGCAACGTAATAGAACAGAAACAGAAGGATTCTGCTTCCA ACATTTTCTAG
- the LOC107021472 gene encoding multiple inositol polyphosphate phosphatase 1 isoform X3 yields MLKEGMNIMILLLLFLAITQFSNADEPFDVRKHLATVTRYADSKDISANSFVSSEIPDQCTPIHLNLVARHGTRAPTKKKIRELEALDAHLEVLVRDAKEHKQYSEKIPSWLAEWRSPWKGKVTGGELITEGEDELYHLGIRVRERFPDLFNEEYHPDVYSIKTTQVPRASASAVAFGMGLFNERGKLGPGRHRAFAVTSESRASDIVLRFHDCCQSYKAFRKSQEPNVDKLKEPLLNEITRELVRQYGLNFTNQDVSSLWFLCKQEASLLNITNQACSLFSPSEVSLLEWTDDLELFILKGYGDTLNYRMGVPLLEDVVQSMEQAIKAKEEGYATGIYEKARMRFAHAETLLPFSCLIGLFLEESEFERIQREESLELPPKPPKNRNWRGSNVAPFAGNNMLILYSCQSDNSSKYFVQVLHNERPIALPGCHGSSFCPFEIFKDKIAAPHLKHDYNMLCNVIEQKQKDSAST; encoded by the exons GTATGCTGATTCGAAGGACATATCTGCGAATTCTTTTGTATCTTCTGAAATTCCAGATCAATGTACACCAATTCATTTGAATCTGGTG GCAAGACATGGCACTCGTGCACcaacaaagaagaagataagGGAATTAGAAGCCTTGGATGCTCATTTGGAAGTCCTTGTACGTGATGCAAAAGAACATAAGCAATATTCGGAGAAAATTCCCTCTTGGTTAGCGGAATGGAGGTCTCCTTGGAAAGGAAAAGTTACAGGTGGAGAGTTGATCACTGAAGGAGAAGATGAATTATATCATCTCGGAATCAGAGTCAGAGAAAGATTTCCAGACCTTTTCAATGAAGAATACCACCCAGATGTATATTCAATCAAGACTACCCAG GTTCCTCGGGCATCAGCTAGTGCTGTGGCATTTGGGATGGGTCTATTTAATGAAAGAGGGAAGCTTGGACCAGGAAGGCATCGAGCTTTTGCAGTTACAAGCGAAAGCCGTGCAAGTGACATAGTTTTGAGATTTCATGATTGTTGTCAAAGCTACAAG GCTTTTAGAAAAAGTCAGGAGCCAAATGTTGACAAGCTCAAAGAACCTCTATTGAATGAAATTACTCGTGAATTAGTCAGGCAATATGGGCTTAATTTTACAAATCAAGATGTATCTTCTTTATGGTTTCTCTGCAAACAG GAAGCATCCTTATTGAACATCACCAATCAAGCTTGTAGTCTGTTCAGTCCATCTGAG GTTTCTTTGTTGGAGTGGACTGATGATTTGGAGTTGTTCATTCTGAAAGGCTATGGTGACACACTAAATTATCGAATGGGAGTGCCACTTCTTGAGGATGTTGTTCAATCAATGGAACAGGCAATTAAGGCTAAAGAAG AAGGATATGCTACAGGGATCTATGAAAAAGCAAGAATGCGTTTTGCTCATGCAGAAACTCTCCTTCCCTTTTCATGCCTAATCGGGCTCTTTCTTGAAGAATCTG AGTTTGAACGGATACAAAGAGAGGAAAGCTTGGAACTCCCTCCTAAGCCTCCGAAGAATAGAAACTGGCGGGGAAGTAATGTGGCTCCTTTTGCTGGAAATAACATGTTAATCCTTTATAGCTGCCAATCGGACAACTCAAGCAAGTACTTTGTGCAAGTGCTACATAATGAACGTCCCATAGCATTGCCA GGTTGCCATGGTTCGAGTTTTTGCCCATTCGAAATATTCAAg GATAAAATAGCTGCTCCTCATTTGAAACACGACTACAACATGCTTTGCAACGTAATAGAACAGAAACAGAAGGATTCTGCTTCCA CATGA